One window of Thiomicrorhabdus lithotrophica genomic DNA carries:
- a CDS encoding HD-GYP domain-containing protein, with amino-acid sequence MSFSNNAFNNSLLLEQDFDAPLLLSEVIGALSYALDLTEGQPPGHSIRCCWIGMHIGQTLGLSQQDQWNLYYTLLLKDAGCSSNAARLYELYGGDDRQAKKDFKFVDNESFKQVSEFVLKHTGVGEGFLNKTKRLLNLAVHGEELATELMETRCERGADIAIRLGFTEEIANGIRYLDEHWNGNGKPYRLAGNEIPLTSQIALLAQVADVFFQLGGKVASLNEVVSRSNTWFDPELVKIYQGLETNFNFWNKLAQENMQQEVQLLEPSSFVMTVSDKRLDDITAAFGMIVDSKSSYTFNHSSRVALYTDKISDQLGFSEVHRKHLKRGAMLHDIGKLGVSNSILDKPGKLTNEEREMVEKHAYYTEKILSHLSPFSTLAKISGAHHERLDGKGYPYGLSAEEITLDTRIITTADIFDAITAKRPYRDAVPVEKTIKIMESECGTAIDEVVLEALKSKIPELDLD; translated from the coding sequence ATGTCATTTTCCAACAATGCTTTCAATAATTCTTTGTTATTAGAACAAGATTTTGATGCGCCATTATTGCTTTCAGAAGTAATAGGCGCTTTAAGTTATGCACTTGATTTAACAGAGGGTCAACCTCCGGGGCATAGTATTCGTTGTTGTTGGATTGGTATGCATATAGGTCAAACATTAGGTCTTAGTCAGCAAGATCAATGGAACCTTTATTATACTTTACTGCTAAAAGATGCTGGTTGTAGTAGTAATGCTGCTCGTTTATATGAGCTATACGGAGGGGATGATCGACAAGCAAAAAAAGATTTTAAGTTTGTTGATAATGAGAGTTTTAAGCAAGTTTCAGAGTTTGTTTTAAAGCATACTGGTGTCGGTGAAGGATTTTTAAATAAAACCAAACGTTTATTAAATTTAGCGGTACATGGTGAAGAGTTAGCAACAGAGTTGATGGAAACTCGTTGTGAACGTGGTGCAGATATAGCGATTCGTTTAGGATTCACGGAAGAGATTGCGAATGGTATTCGTTATTTAGATGAACATTGGAATGGTAACGGTAAGCCTTATCGATTAGCAGGTAATGAAATTCCACTCACTTCCCAAATAGCGCTTTTAGCTCAAGTAGCGGATGTATTTTTCCAGTTAGGCGGTAAGGTAGCTTCATTGAATGAAGTTGTTTCTAGAAGCAACACATGGTTTGATCCTGAATTAGTCAAAATTTATCAAGGTTTAGAAACTAATTTCAACTTCTGGAATAAGTTAGCTCAAGAGAATATGCAACAAGAGGTTCAACTTTTAGAACCTTCTTCTTTTGTAATGACTGTTTCTGATAAGCGTTTGGACGATATTACAGCGGCATTTGGTATGATTGTCGATTCTAAAAGTTCTTATACGTTTAATCACAGCAGCCGTGTAGCTCTGTATACCGACAAGATTTCTGATCAACTAGGGTTTTCTGAAGTCCATCGAAAACATTTAAAACGGGGTGCAATGCTGCATGACATTGGAAAACTGGGTGTCAGTAATAGTATCTTAGATAAACCAGGTAAACTGACCAATGAAGAGCGTGAAATGGTTGAAAAACATGCTTATTATACTGAAAAGATCTTATCCCATTTATCGCCTTTTTCAACCTTAGCGAAAATTTCAGGTGCACACCATGAGCGTCTTGATGGCAAAGGGTATCCTTATGGCTTGAGTGCTGAAGAAATTACTTTAGATACTCGCATTATCACCACCGCCGATATCTTCGATGCAATTACTGCCAAAAGACCTTATCGAGATGCAGTACCTGTTGAGAAGACCATCAAGATTATGGAATCTGAGTGTGGTACTGCGATTGATGAAGTGGTTTTAGAGGCACTTAAATCTAAAATTCCCGAATTAGATTTAGATTAA
- a CDS encoding ATP-dependent zinc protease family protein has translation MKFFTIFVLNIFVIFYTANLYAQNIVGWLENITLINQSQQISIESKIDSGADHSSIHAHDIIFFQKGNKDWIRFKTISDYIIEAPFVRNAQIKTKHIGVQDRPVVILEICIGDVRKKIEVNLVDRKHFSKPMLVGRSALSNFLIDPTKTYLLNQDSCIDYK, from the coding sequence ATGAAGTTCTTCACTATTTTTGTATTAAATATATTTGTAATTTTTTATACCGCAAACCTTTACGCACAAAATATAGTTGGCTGGTTAGAAAATATTACGTTAATTAATCAATCTCAGCAAATTTCAATTGAATCAAAAATTGACAGTGGTGCTGATCATTCTTCTATTCATGCTCATGATATTATTTTTTTTCAAAAAGGGAACAAAGATTGGATCAGGTTTAAAACAATATCTGATTACATTATTGAAGCGCCTTTTGTACGTAATGCTCAAATAAAGACTAAACATATTGGGGTGCAAGATAGACCAGTGGTTATTTTGGAAATATGTATTGGGGATGTGAGAAAAAAAATAGAAGTGAATTTAGTAGATAGAAAACACTTTTCTAAACCAATGTTAGTTGGTCGATCAGCGCTTTCTAATTTTTTAATTGATCCAACTAAAACTTATTTATTAAATCAAGACAGTTGTATTGACTATAAATAA
- a CDS encoding 7TM domain-containing protein, whose amino-acid sequence MFNLPNKKVIIGLIALAILIYILKLFWLPITDKKSPLQTKLTINYEVTKTVINETEIQLPLPYSTRKNRLVSQSMSYNGWRIIKRNYKDGDKRGIILIATEKRPSTIQLQYNFSHLDNAQKRVATPLKAAEFDKYTKLDEFDQKRLAKFNQYLAKNAFNPEKLLESDSSLPKYLEFYESYWGAFPNYQSLKNKPCNNWLIEQNNLLTNLRSLNIPIRTVCGITVDIKNNSYKRGWLEFHDGDYWQVLDLWSDNTLKLIAFSKDSNKYSSVKNGSKLKETLSVDNVLIDEAQKFNIEKFYNLELLPLDIQDTLKILLTLPFAVLITAFLKAFLRIETFGTLTPALLGLALAFNEILLSFIILTFVFFPTIYVKKLVQNKNKIVEHTVTLTFVILVLIFILTLADTMGWIENPSDALLPVIILTLLIDKYFTALNKTSVNQANIKMVYTLLLTFIVIGVLQLSFIGDWFLVHPEMHLVTIALALILCKPKESKDVIEEPKTDP is encoded by the coding sequence ATGTTTAACCTACCAAATAAAAAAGTCATTATAGGGTTGATAGCATTAGCTATATTAATCTATATTTTGAAACTTTTTTGGTTACCTATTACTGATAAAAAATCGCCATTACAAACTAAATTAACAATCAACTATGAAGTCACTAAAACCGTTATTAATGAAACAGAAATTCAGCTTCCTCTCCCGTATTCTACAAGAAAAAATAGATTAGTATCCCAATCAATGAGTTACAACGGATGGCGAATAATTAAGCGTAATTATAAAGATGGCGATAAAAGGGGTATTATTTTAATTGCTACGGAAAAAAGACCCAGCACCATCCAATTACAATACAACTTTTCACACCTTGATAATGCTCAAAAACGCGTTGCAACCCCACTTAAAGCAGCCGAGTTTGATAAATATACCAAACTAGATGAATTTGACCAAAAACGCTTAGCTAAGTTTAATCAATATTTAGCTAAAAACGCCTTCAACCCAGAAAAGTTACTAGAATCTGATTCAAGTTTACCTAAATATTTAGAGTTTTATGAGTCTTATTGGGGAGCCTTTCCTAATTATCAAAGCTTAAAGAATAAACCCTGTAATAACTGGCTTATTGAGCAAAACAATTTATTAACTAACCTGAGAAGCCTTAATATTCCTATCCGGACAGTTTGTGGTATTACCGTTGATATTAAGAATAATAGTTATAAAAGAGGTTGGCTAGAATTTCATGATGGGGATTATTGGCAAGTTTTGGATTTATGGTCAGACAACACTTTGAAATTGATTGCATTTTCTAAGGATTCTAATAAATATAGTAGTGTAAAAAACGGGTCTAAATTAAAAGAAACCCTTTCAGTAGATAACGTTTTGATTGATGAAGCACAAAAATTTAATATTGAGAAGTTTTATAACTTAGAACTACTGCCATTAGACATTCAAGACACCTTAAAAATTCTATTAACATTGCCTTTTGCGGTTCTGATTACCGCTTTTTTAAAGGCTTTTTTAAGAATTGAAACTTTTGGGACACTTACACCAGCTCTATTAGGATTAGCCTTAGCTTTCAACGAAATACTACTAAGTTTTATCATTTTGACATTCGTTTTTTTCCCAACTATTTATGTTAAAAAACTAGTTCAAAATAAAAATAAAATTGTTGAGCATACCGTCACTCTAACTTTTGTAATTTTAGTATTAATATTCATTTTAACGCTAGCCGATACAATGGGTTGGATAGAAAATCCATCTGATGCGCTTCTACCTGTAATTATCCTGACATTACTAATAGATAAATACTTTACTGCTTTAAATAAAACGAGTGTAAATCAGGCTAACATAAAGATGGTTTACACTTTACTATTAACCTTTATTGTAATTGGTGTTTTACAATTATCTTTTATAGGTGACTGGTTCTTAGTTCACCCAGAGATGCATCTAGTAACCATTGCACTAGCCTTGATACTCTGTAAACCGAAAGAATCAAAAGATGTGATTGAAGAACCTAAAACTGATCCGTAA